From Oncorhynchus clarkii lewisi isolate Uvic-CL-2024 chromosome 26, UVic_Ocla_1.0, whole genome shotgun sequence, the proteins below share one genomic window:
- the LOC139384955 gene encoding F-actin-monooxygenase mical2b-like isoform X4, producing the protein MGETEEEKDQAGKLFENFIQASTCKGTLQSFNLLCRLLDLDPQDHETFYCSLKTRLTSWRAKALWTKLDKRTCHKEYKKGQACVGTKCLIIGGGPCGLRTAIELALLGAKVVVIEKRDTFSRNNVLHLWPYTIHDLKGLGAKKFYGKFCAGAIDHISIRQLQLMLLKIALLAAVEFHVNVEFVKLLEPPENQENDGPGWRAEIRPADHPVANIDFDVVVGADGRRNTLEGFKRKEFRGKLAIAITANFVNRNTTAEAKVEEISGVAFIFNQKFFLDLKEETGIDLENIVYYKDNTHYFVMTAKKQSLLDKGVIIHDYIDTEMLLSSTNVNQEALLGYAREAADFGTNYQLPTLDFAINACGQPDVAMFDFTSMYASENAALVRECFGRQLLVALVGDSLLEPFWPMGTGCARGFLAAFDSAWMVKRWAEGMTPLEVLAERESLYRILPQTTTENIAKNFEQYTIDPGTRYPNLISTCVRQNQVRHLYINGELPVKSCSLERNGTIRRPVNLARRESEIRPGRLLTWCQKQTEGYRNVNVTDLTTSWQSGLALCALIHRFRSHLIEFDSLNEEDSANNLQLACDLAEREFGIRPFATGKEMAAGQEPDKTGMVTYLSKFYELFRGTPLPISDSRGADENSEDYPSKAVRSMTKVLVPRKRVPKDEKKLEDTDPTYKRRRKVCSYLEEATNFSSQSASCVGEERGVKENKVRSMASQLLSKFEESNPSFTLRRQGSLRREFPGSGDKCHSCQKRVYVVERISAEGLYFHRECFRCDTCGAALRQGGHAFDSEQGKLYCKLHFTQRKNGMNHRRTFNSHLGQNGAGVQEGSETQTPNGDPTEGLQGQSPGTFSSRLRKSLSWPLSVTRAVCDSSRLLSRWVHGTAQAVGLHFRANVQDYVFLYELLSLGVPLLFMLQEVLLQMYSETGPVSQSIQPLLLWLEEHLGHRLM; encoded by the exons TGCCTTATCATCGGGGGAGGCCCATGTGGCTTGCGGACGGCAATCGAGCTGGCTCTGCTGGGGGCCAAGGTGGTGGTGATTGAGAAGAGGGACACCTTCTCCAGGAACAACGTGCTGCACCTGTGGCCCTACACCATCCACGACCTCAAGGGCCTCGGGGCTAAGAAGTTCTATGGCAAATTCTGTGCTGGAGCCATAGACCACATCA GTATTCGTCAGCTCCAGCTCATGCTGCTGAAGATCGCCCTGCTCGCAGCTGTGGAGTTCCACGTCAATGTGGAGTTTGTCAAGCTGCTGGAACCTCCAGAGAACCAGGAGAATGACG gGCCTGGCTGGAGAGCTGAGATCAGGCCTGCCGATCACCCTGTGGCTAATATTGACTTTGACGTGGTGGTGGGGGCTGATGGGAGGAGAAATACCCTGGAAG gGTTCAAGAGGAAGGAGTTCCGTGGTAAGCTGGCTATCGCCATCACGGCCAACTTTGTCAACAGGAACACCACGGCCGAGGCCAAGGTGGAGGAGATCAGCGGTGTggccttcatctttaaccagaaGTTCTTCCTGGACCTCAAAGAGGAGACAG GTATTGACCTGGAGAACATTGTGTActacaaggacaacacacactaCTTTGTCATGACAGCAAAGAAGCAGAGCCTACTGGACAAGGGGGTCATCATTCAT GACTACATAGACACAGAGATGCTGCTGAGCAGTACGAATGTGAACCAGGAAGCTCTGCTGGGTTATGCCCGTGAAGCTGCTGACTTTGGCACCAACTACCAGCTTCCCACGCTGGACTTTGCCATAAATGCCTGTGGCCAGCCGGACGTGGCCATGTTTGACTTCACCAGCATGTATGCTTCGGAGAACGCAGCGCTAGTCAGAGAATGCTTCGGACGCCAGCTACTGGTGGCACTGGTTGGGGACAGCTTGTTAGAG ccGTTCTGGCCCATGGGTACAGGGTGTGCGAGAGGCTTCCTGGCTGCTTTTGACTCAGCCTGGATGGTGAAAAGGTGGGCTGAGGGCATGACCCCTCTGGAGGTGCTAGCTGAGAG GGAGAGTCTTTACAGAATTCTGCCGCAGACAACCACTGAAAACATTGCCAAAAACTTTGAGCAGTACACCATTGACCCTGGGACTCGGTATCCCAACCTCATCTCCACCTGTGTCAGGCAAAACCAG GTGCGTCACCTGTACATCAATGGAGAGCTGCCAGTGAAGTCGTGCTCTCTGGAACGTAATGGTACAATACGTCGCCCTGTGAACCTGGCCAGACGAG agtcgGAGATCAGGCCGGGCAGGCTGCTGACGTGGTGTCAGAAACAGACCGAGGGCTACAGGAACGTGAACGTGACAGACCTGACCACCTCGTGGCAGAGCGGCCTGGCTCTCTGTGCCCTCATCCACCGGTTCAGATCCCACCTCAT AGAGTTTGATTCGCTGAATGAGGAGGATTCGGCTAACAACCTCCAGCTGGCATGTGACCTGGCTGAGCGGGAGTTTGGCATCCGGCCCTTCGCCACTGGAAAGGAGATGGCTGCTGGTCAGGAACCAGACAAGACCGGAATGGTCACCTACCTCTCCAAGTTCTACGAGCTGTTCCGCGGCACCCCCCTGCCCATCTCAG ATTCTAGAGGGGCCGACGAAAACAGTGAAGACTATCCTTCCAAGGCAGTCAGAAGTATGACCAAAGTTCTGGTACCAAGAAAAAGGGTACCGAAG GATGAGAAGAAGCTAGAAGATACGGACCCAACGTACAAAAGGAGACGAAAAGTCTGCAGTTATTTGGAAGAG GCAACCAACTTCTCCAGTCAGAGTGCATCCTGtgtgggtgaggagaggggggttAAGGAGAACAAGGTCCGCTCCATGGCCAGCCAGCTCCTGTCCAAGTTTGAGGAGAGCAACCCCAGCTTCACCCTCCGGAGACAG GGTTCCTTGCGGAGGGAGTTCCCCGGGTCTGGTGACAAGTGTCACTCCTGTCAGAAGCGCGTGTATGTGGTGGAGAGGATCAGTGCTGAGGGACTTTATTTCCACAGGGAATGCTTTCGCTGTGACACCTGTGGCGCCGCCCTACGCCAGGGAGGCCATGCCTTCGACTCTGAGCAGG GCAAGTTGTACTGCAAGCTGCACTTCACACAACGTAAAAATGGAATGAACCATCGGAGGACATTCAATTCACATCTG GGTCAGAATGGAGCCGGGGTTCAGGAGGGATCAGAGACACAGACCCCCAACGGTGACCCAACAGAAGGCCTGCAGGGCCAGTCACCAGGTACCTTCAGCTCCCGCCTGAGGAAGAGCCTGAGCTGGCCCCTGAGTGTGACCCGGGCTGTGTGTGACTCCTCCCGCCTCCTGTCTCGCTGGGTGCATGGTACGGCCCAGGCTGTGGGCCTCCACTTTAGGGCCAATGTGCAGGACTATGTCTTCCTGTATGAGCTGCTGAGCCTGGGAGTGCCCCTGCTGTTCATGCTCCAGGAGGTGCTGCTGCAGATGTACTCTGAAACCGGGCCTGTCTCCCAGTCCATCCAGCCCCTACTGCTGTGGCTGGAGGAACACCTGGGCCACAGGCTCATGTAG